Proteins encoded together in one Carassius auratus strain Wakin chromosome 32, ASM336829v1, whole genome shotgun sequence window:
- the LOC113051387 gene encoding rho GTPase-activating protein 6-like isoform X4 has product MVFFSMGSDKTASSVLLPEDPVRQDMQFYYVGDYTWATMLGQSVRLQPVSIQSLSELERTRLQEVALYHLERRDLDFKISIPREIRKRRKSLRRKFDSFSKEKKERESAAKAFGIPLAQVIANDWAYKQRQDALKESRRDCLDLEASVLHFRAEKRQHNGNQRLGNTSLSPDAASSPALEAHSKHPSSAFMDNTSRTHRRGGMSVDSISDMVESQSRLLEALQLSHPNELELKKAAGRTQAKLSLNPIYRQVPRVVERCCKHIETYGLKTLGIFRVGSSKKRVRQLREDFDMGLDVVLHEEHSVHDVAALLKEFLRDMPDPLLPRELYRAFLHANLLRGADQLTYLQQLLYLLPPCNCDTLLRLLTLLHTVQENAKSSTGPNQQEISGNKMTAENLAVIFGPNLLQKERGSERELSPQALGIEDSTVIISVTLMLIQNHQHLFTVSAELQQEVLMSLIQTDPDVIDYLLRRKLSSSSLTMETDSGGRRDTQASLDSVGQSSDDLSSLEPLCPLYPETAAIGSLSSEVFLNVLHLNTNRKRSSEISPKSIGKMRQFHSHHNLLSLSQSSSNAQGEERELQEQRKGSSRHTFSEERLHFGLRRKDSGSQPQSPREKGIWVRQNSNASSTTSEDSKPPSNFWDFFTGKIPVVRRSPSLQNFFNDHSQSEND; this is encoded by the exons GGTGACTATACGTGGGCCACTATGCTGGGGCAGAGCGTGAGGCTGCAGCCTGTTTCCATCCAAAGCCTCTCGGAGCTGGAGAGGACACGTCTGCAGGAGGTGGCCCTTTACCATTTGGAAAGAAGAGACCTGGATTTTAAGATCAGCATCCCTAGAG AGATTCGTAAAAGGAGGAAATCACTGCGGAGAAAGTTTGACTCCTtctcaaaagaaaagaaagagcgaG AGTCTGCAGCCAAAGCATTCGGTATCCCGCTCGCCCAGGTAATCGCAAACGACTGGGCATACAAGCAACGGCAGGATGCCCTGAAAGAGAGCCGACGGGACTGTCTGGACCTGGAGGCCAGTGTTCTTCACTTCCGTGCCGAGAAAAGGCAGCACAATGGAAACCAGCGGCTGGGAAATACATCCTTATCACCTGATGCTGCCTCCTCACCAGCACTGGAGGCCCACAGCAAACATCCCTCATCAGCGTTCATGGACAACACCTCACGCACTCACAGACGG GGAGGGATGTCTGTGGACTCCATCTCTGATATGGTGGAGAGTCAGTCCAGACTACTTGAAGCTCTGCAGCTCTCTCACCCTAATGAGCTGGAGCTGAAAAAGGCTGCTGGTCGCACACAGGCCAAACTCAGTCTCAATCCCATCTACAGACAAGTTCCCCGAGTGGTAGAGCGCTGCTGTAAACACATCGAGACCTACG gGTTAAAAACGTTGGGGATTTTCCGTGTAGGCAGCTCCAAAAAAAGAGTCCGTCAA CTGCGAGAGGACTTTGACATGGGGCTAGATGTGGTGTTACACGAAGAGCACAGCGTCCACGACGTGGCTGCATTACTGAAGGAGTTTCTGAGGGACATGCCGGACCCCCTGTTACCACGAGAACTCTACCGGGCCTTCCTGCACGCTAACC TGTTGAGGGGGGCAGATCAGTTGACATACCTGCAGCAGTTGTTGTACCTGTTGCCGCCCTGTAACTGTGACACCCTGCTGAGGCTCTTGACGCTTCTTCATACCGTACAGGAGAATGCAAAAAGCTCTACTGGGCCCAACCAGCAGGAG ATCTCAGGTAATAAGATGACGGCAGAAAACCTGGCAGTGATCTTTGGGCCCAATCTCCTGCAGAAAGAGAGAGGATCAGAGAGAGAGCTCAGCCCTCAAGCTCTGGGCATAGAAGACAGCACTGTCATCATCTCCGTCACCCTGATGCTCATCCAGAACCACCAACATCTCTTCacg GTGTCTGCTGAGCTGCAGCAGGAGGTGCTCATGAGCCTCATTCAGACGGACCCTGATGTCATTGACTATCTGCTGCGTAGGAAGCTCAG TAGTAGCAGCCTGACGATGGAGACGGACTCCGGAGGAAGGAGGGACACACAGGCATCTCTGGACTCTGTGGGTCAGTCCAGTGATGACCTCTCATCCCTGGAGCCGCTGTGTCCTCTTTACCCAGAGACAGCTGCAATCGGAAGTCTGAGCAGTGAGGTCTTCCTCAATGTGCTTCATCTTAACACCAACAGGAAAC GTTCCTCTGAGATCTCACCCAAGTCCATTGGTAAAATGAGGCAGTTTCATTCCCACCACAACCTTCTGAGTCTGTCCCAGTCCTCCTCTAATGCTCAGGGTGAAGAGAGAGAGCTCCAGGAGCAGAGGAAAGGCAGTTCAAGGCACACGTTCTCAGAGGAGCGCCTTCATTTCGGTCTGCGACGGAAGGACAGCGGTTCTCAACCACAGAGTCCGAGAGAGAAAGGCATCTGGGTACGACAAAACTCCAACGCCTCATCCACGACGTCGGAGGACAGCAAACCACCAAGCAACTTCTGGGACTTTTTCACTGGCAAG ATTCCTGTTGTCAGAAGAAGCCCTTCGCTGCAAAACTTCTTCAATGACCATTCACAGTCTGAGAATGATTAG
- the LOC113051387 gene encoding rho GTPase-activating protein 6-like isoform X1 yields the protein MVFFSMGSDKTASSVLLPEDPVRQDMQFYYVGDYTWATMLGQSVRLQPVSIQSLSELERTRLQEVALYHLERRDLDFKISIPREIRKRRKSLRRKFDSFSKEKKERESAAKAFGIPLAQVIANDWAYKQRQDALKESRRDCLDLEASVLHFRAEKRQHNGNQRLGNTSLSPDAASSPALEAHSKHPSSAFMDNTSRTHRRGGMSVDSISDMVESQSRLLEALQLSHPNELELKKAAGRTQAKLSLNPIYRQVPRVVERCCKHIETYGLKTLGIFRVGSSKKRVRQLREDFDMGLDVVLHEEHSVHDVAALLKEFLRDMPDPLLPRELYRAFLHANLLRGADQLTYLQQLLYLLPPCNCDTLLRLLTLLHTVQENAKSSTGPNQQEISGNKMTAENLAVIFGPNLLQKERGSERELSPQALGIEDSTVIISVTLMLIQNHQHLFTVSAELQQEVLMSLIQTDPDVIDYLLRRKLSSSSSLTMETDSGGRRDTQASLDSVGQSSDDLSSLEPLCPLYPETAAIGSLSSEVFLNVLHLNTNRKRSSEISPKSIGKMRQFHSHHNLLSLSQSSSNAQGEERELQEQRKGSSRHTFSEERLHFGLRRKDSGSQPQSPREKGIWVRQNSNASSTTSEDSKPPSNFWDFFTGKVSGSETVV from the exons GGTGACTATACGTGGGCCACTATGCTGGGGCAGAGCGTGAGGCTGCAGCCTGTTTCCATCCAAAGCCTCTCGGAGCTGGAGAGGACACGTCTGCAGGAGGTGGCCCTTTACCATTTGGAAAGAAGAGACCTGGATTTTAAGATCAGCATCCCTAGAG AGATTCGTAAAAGGAGGAAATCACTGCGGAGAAAGTTTGACTCCTtctcaaaagaaaagaaagagcgaG AGTCTGCAGCCAAAGCATTCGGTATCCCGCTCGCCCAGGTAATCGCAAACGACTGGGCATACAAGCAACGGCAGGATGCCCTGAAAGAGAGCCGACGGGACTGTCTGGACCTGGAGGCCAGTGTTCTTCACTTCCGTGCCGAGAAAAGGCAGCACAATGGAAACCAGCGGCTGGGAAATACATCCTTATCACCTGATGCTGCCTCCTCACCAGCACTGGAGGCCCACAGCAAACATCCCTCATCAGCGTTCATGGACAACACCTCACGCACTCACAGACGG GGAGGGATGTCTGTGGACTCCATCTCTGATATGGTGGAGAGTCAGTCCAGACTACTTGAAGCTCTGCAGCTCTCTCACCCTAATGAGCTGGAGCTGAAAAAGGCTGCTGGTCGCACACAGGCCAAACTCAGTCTCAATCCCATCTACAGACAAGTTCCCCGAGTGGTAGAGCGCTGCTGTAAACACATCGAGACCTACG gGTTAAAAACGTTGGGGATTTTCCGTGTAGGCAGCTCCAAAAAAAGAGTCCGTCAA CTGCGAGAGGACTTTGACATGGGGCTAGATGTGGTGTTACACGAAGAGCACAGCGTCCACGACGTGGCTGCATTACTGAAGGAGTTTCTGAGGGACATGCCGGACCCCCTGTTACCACGAGAACTCTACCGGGCCTTCCTGCACGCTAACC TGTTGAGGGGGGCAGATCAGTTGACATACCTGCAGCAGTTGTTGTACCTGTTGCCGCCCTGTAACTGTGACACCCTGCTGAGGCTCTTGACGCTTCTTCATACCGTACAGGAGAATGCAAAAAGCTCTACTGGGCCCAACCAGCAGGAG ATCTCAGGTAATAAGATGACGGCAGAAAACCTGGCAGTGATCTTTGGGCCCAATCTCCTGCAGAAAGAGAGAGGATCAGAGAGAGAGCTCAGCCCTCAAGCTCTGGGCATAGAAGACAGCACTGTCATCATCTCCGTCACCCTGATGCTCATCCAGAACCACCAACATCTCTTCacg GTGTCTGCTGAGCTGCAGCAGGAGGTGCTCATGAGCCTCATTCAGACGGACCCTGATGTCATTGACTATCTGCTGCGTAGGAAGCTCAG CAGTAGTAGCAGCCTGACGATGGAGACGGACTCCGGAGGAAGGAGGGACACACAGGCATCTCTGGACTCTGTGGGTCAGTCCAGTGATGACCTCTCATCCCTGGAGCCGCTGTGTCCTCTTTACCCAGAGACAGCTGCAATCGGAAGTCTGAGCAGTGAGGTCTTCCTCAATGTGCTTCATCTTAACACCAACAGGAAAC GTTCCTCTGAGATCTCACCCAAGTCCATTGGTAAAATGAGGCAGTTTCATTCCCACCACAACCTTCTGAGTCTGTCCCAGTCCTCCTCTAATGCTCAGGGTGAAGAGAGAGAGCTCCAGGAGCAGAGGAAAGGCAGTTCAAGGCACACGTTCTCAGAGGAGCGCCTTCATTTCGGTCTGCGACGGAAGGACAGCGGTTCTCAACCACAGAGTCCGAGAGAGAAAGGCATCTGGGTACGACAAAACTCCAACGCCTCATCCACGACGTCGGAGGACAGCAAACCACCAAGCAACTTCTGGGACTTTTTCACTGGCAAGGTGTCAGGCTCAGAGACTGTAGTTTGA
- the LOC113051387 gene encoding rho GTPase-activating protein 6-like isoform X2, which yields MVFFSMGSDKTASSVLLPEDPVRQDMQFYYVGDYTWATMLGQSVRLQPVSIQSLSELERTRLQEVALYHLERRDLDFKISIPREIRKRRKSLRRKFDSFSKEKKERESAAKAFGIPLAQVIANDWAYKQRQDALKESRRDCLDLEASVLHFRAEKRQHNGNQRLGNTSLSPDAASSPALEAHSKHPSSAFMDNTSRTHRRGGMSVDSISDMVESQSRLLEALQLSHPNELELKKAAGRTQAKLSLNPIYRQVPRVVERCCKHIETYGLKTLGIFRVGSSKKRVRQLREDFDMGLDVVLHEEHSVHDVAALLKEFLRDMPDPLLPRELYRAFLHANLLRGADQLTYLQQLLYLLPPCNCDTLLRLLTLLHTVQENAKSSTGPNQQEISGNKMTAENLAVIFGPNLLQKERGSERELSPQALGIEDSTVIISVTLMLIQNHQHLFTVSAELQQEVLMSLIQTDPDVIDYLLRRKLSSSSLTMETDSGGRRDTQASLDSVGQSSDDLSSLEPLCPLYPETAAIGSLSSEVFLNVLHLNTNRKRSSEISPKSIGKMRQFHSHHNLLSLSQSSSNAQGEERELQEQRKGSSRHTFSEERLHFGLRRKDSGSQPQSPREKGIWVRQNSNASSTTSEDSKPPSNFWDFFTGKVSGSETVV from the exons GGTGACTATACGTGGGCCACTATGCTGGGGCAGAGCGTGAGGCTGCAGCCTGTTTCCATCCAAAGCCTCTCGGAGCTGGAGAGGACACGTCTGCAGGAGGTGGCCCTTTACCATTTGGAAAGAAGAGACCTGGATTTTAAGATCAGCATCCCTAGAG AGATTCGTAAAAGGAGGAAATCACTGCGGAGAAAGTTTGACTCCTtctcaaaagaaaagaaagagcgaG AGTCTGCAGCCAAAGCATTCGGTATCCCGCTCGCCCAGGTAATCGCAAACGACTGGGCATACAAGCAACGGCAGGATGCCCTGAAAGAGAGCCGACGGGACTGTCTGGACCTGGAGGCCAGTGTTCTTCACTTCCGTGCCGAGAAAAGGCAGCACAATGGAAACCAGCGGCTGGGAAATACATCCTTATCACCTGATGCTGCCTCCTCACCAGCACTGGAGGCCCACAGCAAACATCCCTCATCAGCGTTCATGGACAACACCTCACGCACTCACAGACGG GGAGGGATGTCTGTGGACTCCATCTCTGATATGGTGGAGAGTCAGTCCAGACTACTTGAAGCTCTGCAGCTCTCTCACCCTAATGAGCTGGAGCTGAAAAAGGCTGCTGGTCGCACACAGGCCAAACTCAGTCTCAATCCCATCTACAGACAAGTTCCCCGAGTGGTAGAGCGCTGCTGTAAACACATCGAGACCTACG gGTTAAAAACGTTGGGGATTTTCCGTGTAGGCAGCTCCAAAAAAAGAGTCCGTCAA CTGCGAGAGGACTTTGACATGGGGCTAGATGTGGTGTTACACGAAGAGCACAGCGTCCACGACGTGGCTGCATTACTGAAGGAGTTTCTGAGGGACATGCCGGACCCCCTGTTACCACGAGAACTCTACCGGGCCTTCCTGCACGCTAACC TGTTGAGGGGGGCAGATCAGTTGACATACCTGCAGCAGTTGTTGTACCTGTTGCCGCCCTGTAACTGTGACACCCTGCTGAGGCTCTTGACGCTTCTTCATACCGTACAGGAGAATGCAAAAAGCTCTACTGGGCCCAACCAGCAGGAG ATCTCAGGTAATAAGATGACGGCAGAAAACCTGGCAGTGATCTTTGGGCCCAATCTCCTGCAGAAAGAGAGAGGATCAGAGAGAGAGCTCAGCCCTCAAGCTCTGGGCATAGAAGACAGCACTGTCATCATCTCCGTCACCCTGATGCTCATCCAGAACCACCAACATCTCTTCacg GTGTCTGCTGAGCTGCAGCAGGAGGTGCTCATGAGCCTCATTCAGACGGACCCTGATGTCATTGACTATCTGCTGCGTAGGAAGCTCAG TAGTAGCAGCCTGACGATGGAGACGGACTCCGGAGGAAGGAGGGACACACAGGCATCTCTGGACTCTGTGGGTCAGTCCAGTGATGACCTCTCATCCCTGGAGCCGCTGTGTCCTCTTTACCCAGAGACAGCTGCAATCGGAAGTCTGAGCAGTGAGGTCTTCCTCAATGTGCTTCATCTTAACACCAACAGGAAAC GTTCCTCTGAGATCTCACCCAAGTCCATTGGTAAAATGAGGCAGTTTCATTCCCACCACAACCTTCTGAGTCTGTCCCAGTCCTCCTCTAATGCTCAGGGTGAAGAGAGAGAGCTCCAGGAGCAGAGGAAAGGCAGTTCAAGGCACACGTTCTCAGAGGAGCGCCTTCATTTCGGTCTGCGACGGAAGGACAGCGGTTCTCAACCACAGAGTCCGAGAGAGAAAGGCATCTGGGTACGACAAAACTCCAACGCCTCATCCACGACGTCGGAGGACAGCAAACCACCAAGCAACTTCTGGGACTTTTTCACTGGCAAGGTGTCAGGCTCAGAGACTGTAGTTTGA
- the LOC113051387 gene encoding rho GTPase-activating protein 6-like isoform X3: MLGQSVRLQPVSIQSLSELERTRLQEVALYHLERRDLDFKISIPREIRKRRKSLRRKFDSFSKEKKERESAAKAFGIPLAQVIANDWAYKQRQDALKESRRDCLDLEASVLHFRAEKRQHNGNQRLGNTSLSPDAASSPALEAHSKHPSSAFMDNTSRTHRRGGMSVDSISDMVESQSRLLEALQLSHPNELELKKAAGRTQAKLSLNPIYRQVPRVVERCCKHIETYGLKTLGIFRVGSSKKRVRQLREDFDMGLDVVLHEEHSVHDVAALLKEFLRDMPDPLLPRELYRAFLHANLLRGADQLTYLQQLLYLLPPCNCDTLLRLLTLLHTVQENAKSSTGPNQQEISGNKMTAENLAVIFGPNLLQKERGSERELSPQALGIEDSTVIISVTLMLIQNHQHLFTVSAELQQEVLMSLIQTDPDVIDYLLRRKLSSSSSLTMETDSGGRRDTQASLDSVGQSSDDLSSLEPLCPLYPETAAIGSLSSEVFLNVLHLNTNRKRSSEISPKSIGKMRQFHSHHNLLSLSQSSSNAQGEERELQEQRKGSSRHTFSEERLHFGLRRKDSGSQPQSPREKGIWVRQNSNASSTTSEDSKPPSNFWDFFTGKVSGSETVV, from the exons ATGCTGGGGCAGAGCGTGAGGCTGCAGCCTGTTTCCATCCAAAGCCTCTCGGAGCTGGAGAGGACACGTCTGCAGGAGGTGGCCCTTTACCATTTGGAAAGAAGAGACCTGGATTTTAAGATCAGCATCCCTAGAG AGATTCGTAAAAGGAGGAAATCACTGCGGAGAAAGTTTGACTCCTtctcaaaagaaaagaaagagcgaG AGTCTGCAGCCAAAGCATTCGGTATCCCGCTCGCCCAGGTAATCGCAAACGACTGGGCATACAAGCAACGGCAGGATGCCCTGAAAGAGAGCCGACGGGACTGTCTGGACCTGGAGGCCAGTGTTCTTCACTTCCGTGCCGAGAAAAGGCAGCACAATGGAAACCAGCGGCTGGGAAATACATCCTTATCACCTGATGCTGCCTCCTCACCAGCACTGGAGGCCCACAGCAAACATCCCTCATCAGCGTTCATGGACAACACCTCACGCACTCACAGACGG GGAGGGATGTCTGTGGACTCCATCTCTGATATGGTGGAGAGTCAGTCCAGACTACTTGAAGCTCTGCAGCTCTCTCACCCTAATGAGCTGGAGCTGAAAAAGGCTGCTGGTCGCACACAGGCCAAACTCAGTCTCAATCCCATCTACAGACAAGTTCCCCGAGTGGTAGAGCGCTGCTGTAAACACATCGAGACCTACG gGTTAAAAACGTTGGGGATTTTCCGTGTAGGCAGCTCCAAAAAAAGAGTCCGTCAA CTGCGAGAGGACTTTGACATGGGGCTAGATGTGGTGTTACACGAAGAGCACAGCGTCCACGACGTGGCTGCATTACTGAAGGAGTTTCTGAGGGACATGCCGGACCCCCTGTTACCACGAGAACTCTACCGGGCCTTCCTGCACGCTAACC TGTTGAGGGGGGCAGATCAGTTGACATACCTGCAGCAGTTGTTGTACCTGTTGCCGCCCTGTAACTGTGACACCCTGCTGAGGCTCTTGACGCTTCTTCATACCGTACAGGAGAATGCAAAAAGCTCTACTGGGCCCAACCAGCAGGAG ATCTCAGGTAATAAGATGACGGCAGAAAACCTGGCAGTGATCTTTGGGCCCAATCTCCTGCAGAAAGAGAGAGGATCAGAGAGAGAGCTCAGCCCTCAAGCTCTGGGCATAGAAGACAGCACTGTCATCATCTCCGTCACCCTGATGCTCATCCAGAACCACCAACATCTCTTCacg GTGTCTGCTGAGCTGCAGCAGGAGGTGCTCATGAGCCTCATTCAGACGGACCCTGATGTCATTGACTATCTGCTGCGTAGGAAGCTCAG CAGTAGTAGCAGCCTGACGATGGAGACGGACTCCGGAGGAAGGAGGGACACACAGGCATCTCTGGACTCTGTGGGTCAGTCCAGTGATGACCTCTCATCCCTGGAGCCGCTGTGTCCTCTTTACCCAGAGACAGCTGCAATCGGAAGTCTGAGCAGTGAGGTCTTCCTCAATGTGCTTCATCTTAACACCAACAGGAAAC GTTCCTCTGAGATCTCACCCAAGTCCATTGGTAAAATGAGGCAGTTTCATTCCCACCACAACCTTCTGAGTCTGTCCCAGTCCTCCTCTAATGCTCAGGGTGAAGAGAGAGAGCTCCAGGAGCAGAGGAAAGGCAGTTCAAGGCACACGTTCTCAGAGGAGCGCCTTCATTTCGGTCTGCGACGGAAGGACAGCGGTTCTCAACCACAGAGTCCGAGAGAGAAAGGCATCTGGGTACGACAAAACTCCAACGCCTCATCCACGACGTCGGAGGACAGCAAACCACCAAGCAACTTCTGGGACTTTTTCACTGGCAAGGTGTCAGGCTCAGAGACTGTAGTTTGA
- the LOC113051388 gene encoding ubiquitin carboxyl-terminal hydrolase 12-like encodes MEILMTVRKIASICTMGANASALEKEIGPEQFPVNEHYFGLVNFGNTCYCNSVLQALFFCRPFREKVLAYKIQPRRKESLLTCLADLFNSIANQKKKVGVIPPKKFISRLRKENELFDNYMQQDAHEFLNYLLNTIADLLQEETSQERQQNGKVVQNGGSGSGGGGGSGSNTSEGETEEKTQQTWVHEIFQGTLTNETRCLNCEAVSSKDEDFLDLSVDVEQNTSITHCLRGFSNTETLCSEYKYYCEQCRSKQEAQKRMRVKKLPMILALHLKRFKYMDQLHRYTKLSYRVVFPLELRLFNTSGDATNPDRLYDLVAVVVHCGSGPNRGHYITIVKSHGFWLLFDDDIVEKIDAQAMEEFFGLTSDISKNSESGYILFYQSRD; translated from the exons ATGGAAATACTGATGACAGTCCGAAAGATCGCCTCGATTTGTACGATG GGCGCCAATGCCTCTGCTCTGGAAAAGGAGATTGGACCGGAACAGTTCCCTGTTAATGAACACTACTTTGGGCTTGTCAAT TTCGGCAACACCTGCTACTGTAACTCAGTGCTGCAGGCACTGTTCTTCTGCCGGCCCTTCCGGGAGAAAGTCCTGGCCTATAAGATCCAGCCGCGACGGAAAGAGAGCCTGCTCACCTGCCTGGCTGACCTGTTCAACAGCATTGCAAATCAGAAGAAGAAAGTGGGAGTGATTCCACCAAAGAAATTCATCTCCAGGTTGAGGAAGGAAAATG AGCTGTTTGACAATTACATGCAGCAAGATGCACATGAATTCCTCAACTACTTGCTCAACACCATTGCAGACCTGCTACAGGAGGAGACGAGCCAGGAAAGACAGCAGAATGGAAAGGTAGTACAGAATGGTGGAAGTGGaagtggaggaggaggtggaagCGGTAGCAACACAAGTGAGGGTGAAACGGAGGAAAAGACCCAGCAGACCTGGGTGCACGAGATCTTCCAAGGCACACTGACCAATGAGACACGGTGCCTGAACTGTGAAGCG GTGAGCAGTAAAGATGAAGACTTCCTAGACCTTTCAGTGGACGTGGAGCAGAATACCTCCATCACACACTGTCTTAG GGGTTTCAGCAACACCGAGACCTTATGTAGTGAATACAAGTACTACTGTGAGCAATGCAGAAGTAAACAGGAGGCTCAGAAAAG GATGCGGGTGAAGAAATTACCCATGATCCTTGCCCTGCACCTAAAGCGCTTTAAGTATATGGACCAGCTTCATCGCTACACCAAGCTCTCTTATCGTGTAGTCTTCCCTCTGGAGCTGAGGCTCTTTAACACCTCTGGCGACGCTACCAACCCTGATCGATTGTACGACCTGGTGGCTGTAGTGGTGCACTGTGGGAG tgGTCCAAATCGAGGTCATTATATCACTATAGTCAAGAGTCATGGCTTCTGGCTGCTGTTTGACGATGACATTGTAGAG AAAATAGACGCCCAGGCGATGGAGGAATTCTTCGGTTTGACATCGGACATCTCCAAAAACTCAGAGTCAGGGTATATACTCTTCTACCAGTCTAGAGACTGA